A region from the Falco rusticolus isolate bFalRus1 chromosome 4, bFalRus1.pri, whole genome shotgun sequence genome encodes:
- the RAD18 gene encoding E3 ubiquitin-protein ligase RAD18 isoform X5 produces MALVPEPPWPERLSPLKAVDDLLRCGICFDYFSIAMIIPQCSHNYCSLCIRKFLSYKTQCPTCCVAVSESDLKNNRTLDELVKSFNSARQQLFQLVLDTPPISSPLAHSRHSAGKKHVSSPVSWPGLKEEMPVIDSFLRKEKVCTSTKADGLAGTDRKIFKTEEHDNLYSSSADVDGKDNEVGSRESPESTKSHEEPSTSEVKVAKKVDCPVCEVAIPEQYINQHLDSCLIREEKKDSLRSSAHKRKPMSKVVYNLLSDRELKKKLKEHGLSTNGTRQQLIKRHQEFVHMYNAQCDSLNPKSVAEVVKQLEKNEKIRIQFEFNKTGEKSLTFTKDQTEQEIDEIHTDYRTLQQK; encoded by the exons aTGGCCCTGGTGCCCGAGCCGCCGTGGCCGGAGCGCCTGTCCCCGCTGAAG GCCGTGGATGACTTGCTGCGGTGCGGGATATGCTTCGACTACTTCAGCATTGCGATGATCATTCCACAGTGCTCGCACAACT atTGTTCCCTTTGTATACGCAAGTTTTTATCCTACAAAACTCAATGTCCAACATGCTGTGTG gcagTCTCAGAATCGGACCTGAAAAATAACCGGACATTAGATGAACTAGTAAAGAGCTTTAATTCTGCAAG ACAACAGCTGTTCCAGTTGGTCTTGGATACTCCACCGATTTCATCCCCATTGGCCCATAGCAGGCATTCAGCTGGCAAAAAACATGTCAGCAGTCCTGTTTCTTGGCCAGGTTTGAAAGAGGAGATGCCAGTGATTGACAGTTtcttgagaaaggaaaaagtctgCACCTCAACAAAGGCAGACGGCCTGGCAGGAACAGATCGgaagattttcaaaactgaagagCATGATAACCTTTACAGCAGTTCTGCAGATGTTGATGGTAAAGACAATGAAGTGGGATCACGAGAGAGTCCTGAGAGCACCAAAAGTCATGAAGAGCCTTCTACATCTGAGGTAAAAGTAGCCAAGAAAG TGGATTGTCCTGTTTGTGAGGTTGCTATTCCAGAGCAATATATAAACCAACATCTGGATAGCTGCTTGAtaagagaagagaagaaggaCAGCCTCAGAAG ttcTGCTCACAAAAGGAAGCCTATGTCAAAAGTTGTTTACAACTTGCTCTCTGATCGTGAACTGAAGAAGAAACTAAAGGAACATGGTCTGTCAACCAATGGGACCCGACAGCAGCTCATTAAAAGACACCAGGAATTTGTGCACATGTATAATGCTCAATGTGATTCTCTAAATCCCAAATCTG TTGCAGAGGTTGTtaaacagctggaaaagaatGAGAAGATTCGGATTCAGTTTGAATTTAACAAAACTGGTGAAAAA AGCTTGACCTTCACAAAGGACCAGACAGAGCAAGAAATAGATGAGATCCACACTGATTATC GAACCCTCCAGCAGAAATAA